The nucleotide sequence CCGCCGGCGGCGACGCCAGTCCTGCCGCCGCGAGCGCGATCGGGCCGACTTGCGTCAGGAACGCGCGCTCATATTCGCGCGACAGGCGCGCGAGCGCGTCGTCCAGTGTCAGCCAATCGACCGCCTTGATGTCGTTCATCAGCTTGCGGACCGGACCGCCTTCGGCCTCCATCCGCCAGAAATGCACGACCTTGGAGCGCCCGCCCGACCGGTAGACGAGTGTGCCGAGGAATTCGTGGATGGCCACATTGTGGCCCGTCTCCTCCAGCACCTCGCGATGCGCGGCTTCTTTCGGTGTCTCGCCGTCGTCGAGCTTGCCCTTGGGCAAGACCCATTCATTGCGCTTGCGCTGGCGCACGACTGCAACCAGCGGCGGCGCCCCACGCCGCAACACAATACCACCCGCCGCCATCACCGGCGCCCGCGCCATCACCAAACCCGTGTCGTCAAATCGTCCCCGAGAGACGATATAGGCGGCGGGGACGGCGGATTGAAGGCTACTTTTTGCTCAACAGCGCTTGACCGGCGCGGATGCGCGTACCTTCGGCGATGCCGTCGCAGAACGAAAAATCGCCGGGCGCGAGGATGATGATGGTCGAGCCGTGCTCGAACCAGCCGAGCTCCTCGCCCTTGGTCACGTTGACGTCGCAGGGGAAATTGACCGGGCCCTTCGTCTGCGCGTTCAGCACCATGTCGAGGAAGTGCAGGCGGATGCTCGCAACCAGGATCGCGGCAACCGGCACGAGTGTCACCGCCTCGCCTGTCGACAAATGCGTGCGGATCACCGCGCGCTCGTTCTTGCAGAACAGCCGCTCGACCCGCTTCAGCGCGATCGGGTTGACGTTCCAGACGTCGCCATGGATCAGCGTGACGCGTTCGATATGCGCGTCAAACGGCGCATGGAAGCGGTGATACATGCTCGAGGTCAGCCGCAGCGTGACGAAGGAGCCGTTGCGGTGCTGATCGACCAGCGCGGAATCGCCGAGCAAATCGAGCAGCGAATAGGGCGCGCCCTTGACCTGGAACAGCTCGGTGTCGGCGATCCGGCCATGGGCGCCGACGATGCCGTCCGAGGGGCTGGCGACAACGGATGGATCCGGATCAAAGGGGCGCAGGCCCGGCTTCAGCTCCCGGGTGAAGCAATCGTGCAGGCTCTTGAAGTGGGTCTTGCGCGCCTCCGACAGATCAAGGTCGGAGAACAGCTTCCACAGCGCGATCGAGGCGTCCCGCACCAGGGGATTCTCGATCTTGGAGAACCAGCCCATGAAGCGGGTCAGGGCCGCGCGGGGGATGCGGTTGGTCAACAGGAAGTTGAGGTCTTCCTGCTGGGTGAAAGAGGCGATGAGGGCTTTGACTGTCATGAATCTGTCAGCTCACAGTATTAGCGCTTGTTGTCATGGAAACGACACTCCCGATTCTCTCATTTTCCGTGGCCGCCGCAGCGTCCGCTGCCGCCGTCCTCCCGAAGATCAAGGCGCGGGTCGAGTTGTCCCGCGCCAAGCATCGCTCGCTCGCCGGGCACTCCAAGATGTCGCGGCGGGTGGCAAAGCTGCTGCCGTTCTACGAGTTCGAGGGTGACAAATATTTCGGCTGCGACGGCGCGCCGGCGAATGTGGTGATGCAGCGCAAGGACGCCTTCTTCCGGCTCGCGCGAATCTACGCCGATCGCTACCCCAAGGGCCGCGCGATGACGAAGGAGGCGGCGGAGACGATCTCCGACCTGAACTTCACCGAGAGCTACCGCGTGCCGTTCCAGTTCTCGCGTCTCGTCCGCGAACATCTGGGCACCTCGACCTTCATGGAATCGTCGAGCGGCGTCACCGTCACCGATGTCGACGGCAACACCTCCTACGACCTCACGGGCTCCTACGGCGTCAACATCTTCGGCAACGACTTCTACAAGGAGTGCATCGAGGGCTCGGAGAAGCGGGCGCATGCGCTCGGCCCGGTGCTCGGCCCCTACCATCCCGTCATCCTCGAGAACGTGCAGCGGCTCCGCCAGATCTCGGGTCTCGACGAAGTCTCGTTCCACATGTCCGGCACCGAGGCCGTGATGCAGGCGGTGCGCCTGGCGCGCTACCACACCAAGCGCACGCATCTGGTTCGTTTCGCCGGCGCCTATCACGGCTGGTGGGGCGACGTGCAGCCCGGCGTCGGCAATCCGATCGCCGCGCACGAGACCTACACGCTCTCCGAGATGTCCGAGAAAACGCTGCACGTGCTGCGCACGCGGAAGGACATTGCCTGCGTGCTGGTCAATCCGCTGCAGGGTCTGCATCCGAACGGTAACGCGCCCGGCGATTCCTCGCTGGTCGATAGCTCCCGCGGCGGCAACTTCGATCGCGCGGCGTACACCGAATGGCTCAAGAAGCTGCGCGAAGTCTGCACCGAGCGCGGCATCGTGCTGATCTTCGACGAGGTCTTCGTCGGCTTCCGTCTCGCTGCCGGCGGTGCCCAGGAATATTTCGGCGTCAAGGCCGACATGGTGACCTACGGCAAGAGCCTTGCCGGCGGCCTCCCGGTCGGCGTTGTCTGCGGCAAGAAGGAGCTCATGCGCCGCTTCCGCG is from Bradyrhizobium xenonodulans and encodes:
- a CDS encoding NUDIX hydrolase, with translation MARAPVMAAGGIVLRRGAPPLVAVVRQRKRNEWVLPKGKLDDGETPKEAAHREVLEETGHNVAIHEFLGTLVYRSGGRSKVVHFWRMEAEGGPVRKLMNDIKAVDWLTLDDALARLSREYERAFLTQVGPIALAAAGLASPPAVEPTPTPEPTADDIDAALQTLTPAEAASVDELRHGLLQKVKAWLRGEA
- the asd gene encoding archaetidylserine decarboxylase (Phosphatidylserine decarboxylase is synthesized as a single chain precursor. Generation of the pyruvoyl active site from a Ser is coupled to cleavage of a Gly-Ser bond between the larger (beta) and smaller (alpha chains). It is an integral membrane protein.) → MTVKALIASFTQQEDLNFLLTNRIPRAALTRFMGWFSKIENPLVRDASIALWKLFSDLDLSEARKTHFKSLHDCFTRELKPGLRPFDPDPSVVASPSDGIVGAHGRIADTELFQVKGAPYSLLDLLGDSALVDQHRNGSFVTLRLTSSMYHRFHAPFDAHIERVTLIHGDVWNVNPIALKRVERLFCKNERAVIRTHLSTGEAVTLVPVAAILVASIRLHFLDMVLNAQTKGPVNFPCDVNVTKGEELGWFEHGSTIIILAPGDFSFCDGIAEGTRIRAGQALLSKK
- a CDS encoding aminotransferase class III-fold pyridoxal phosphate-dependent enzyme, whose translation is METTLPILSFSVAAAASAAAVLPKIKARVELSRAKHRSLAGHSKMSRRVAKLLPFYEFEGDKYFGCDGAPANVVMQRKDAFFRLARIYADRYPKGRAMTKEAAETISDLNFTESYRVPFQFSRLVREHLGTSTFMESSSGVTVTDVDGNTSYDLTGSYGVNIFGNDFYKECIEGSEKRAHALGPVLGPYHPVILENVQRLRQISGLDEVSFHMSGTEAVMQAVRLARYHTKRTHLVRFAGAYHGWWGDVQPGVGNPIAAHETYTLSEMSEKTLHVLRTRKDIACVLVNPLQGLHPNGNAPGDSSLVDSSRGGNFDRAAYTEWLKKLREVCTERGIVLIFDEVFVGFRLAAGGAQEYFGVKADMVTYGKSLAGGLPVGVVCGKKELMRRFRDDRPADICFARGTFNSHPYVMTAMDEFLSRLASPNFRAIYDGLDATWNGRVQKLNQMMTDAKLPVQFANFSSIWTVKYTTPSRYNWMLQYYLRAEGLSLSWVGTGRLIFSLNYTDADFTEVAERFVRAAEKMKADGFWWHDGVLTNKQIKRQILKEMLAKRFGR